A genomic window from Anolis carolinensis isolate JA03-04 unplaced genomic scaffold, rAnoCar3.1.pri scaffold_13, whole genome shotgun sequence includes:
- the ntan1 gene encoding protein N-terminal asparagine amidohydrolase, which translates to MPLLVDGQRVEPSQRPRALAFAHRGLEEQARRLRSQPARLVGPKGLLYVQQREFAATTPRDGSVSILGSDDATTCHIVVIRHTGSGATCLTHCDGSDTEMEVLLMMNAIKMLSSNTECGRLEVHLVGGFNDDRHLSQQLTNQLLRAFDSLQDSIHLVTFCVTDLNDRQEKGNHFPFLYGIAVNVKTGEVFHATFPDRGPAEDLRSASILTGAKMVNIYDSRKEELRIGPYFWMPFPHVDFWLQQDDEHILQNLSTSPLAEPPHFVSHIRATLVYLKEHPFPDKTLFPNRRPWIYRKNSDGLWERVSADQI; encoded by the exons ATGCCTTTGCTGGTGGACGGGCAGCGGGTGGAGCCCTCGCAGCGGCCCCGGGCCTTGGCCTTCGCTCACCGGGGGCTGGAG GAGCAAGCCAGGCGTCTCCGAAGCCAACCCGCTCGCCTGGTGGGCCCCAAAGGGCTCCTCTACGTCCAGCAGAGAGAGTTTGCAGCCACCACTCCTCGGGATG GTTCTGTTTCCATCCTTGGATCCGATGATGCAACTACCTGCCACATAGTAGTAATCAGGCACACAG GTAGTGGAGCGACGTGCCTGACGCATTGCGATGGGTCAGATACAGAAATGGAAGTCCTGTTAATGATGAATGCAATCAAAATGCTTTCTTCTAACACAGAATGTGGAAG GTTGGAGGTACACCTGGTTGGAGGGTTCAATGACGATAGGCATTTATCCCAGCAACTTACCAACCAGCTTCTTA GAGCCTTTGACAGCTTGCAGGACAGCATCCATTTAGTGACTTTCTGTGTGACAG ATTTAAATGACCGGCAGGAAAAAGGCAACCACTTTCCGTTTTTATATGGAATTG CTGTAAACGTTAAAACTGGAGAAGTCTTCCACGCCACATTTCCAGACAGAGGACCTGCTGAGGATTTGCGTTCCGCCAGTATATTGACAGGAGCCAAG ATGGTTAACATTTATGACTCGAGGAAGGAAGAGCTTCGCATTGGGCCTTATTTCTGGATGCCTTTCCCCCATGTCGATTTCTGGCTACAACAGGACGACGAGCACATATTGCAG AATCTTTCCACTTCGCCGCTCGCCGAACCCCCTCATTTCGTTTCCCACATCCGGGCCACTCTCGTGTACTTAAAAGAGCATCCTTTTCCCGACAAGACCCTCTTCCCTAACAGGAGACCCTGGATCTACAGGAAGAACAGCGATGGCCTATGGGAGAGGGTCTCTGCGGATCAGATCTAG